Proteins encoded within one genomic window of Geotalea daltonii FRC-32:
- a CDS encoding methyltransferase domain-containing protein gives MKEPYLDQIRTAVRQRYDAVARSPRPLFQYPTGREGMLKLGYGEEFIDSLPASVAESFCGVGNPLLAGKIRPGETVLDVGCGAGVDIIRAAGLAGPDGKVYGVDLTSSMVERAADNIKKMQIANAWAEEGAAESLPFPDKIFDVVTSNGVLNLSPEKRDWLGEIHRVLKPGGRLYLADMILEDGMAGESPNNLDAWSA, from the coding sequence GTGAAAGAGCCATATTTAGACCAGATTCGTACCGCTGTTCGTCAAAGATACGATGCGGTAGCGCGATCCCCCAGGCCGCTGTTTCAATACCCCACCGGCCGTGAGGGGATGCTGAAGTTGGGCTATGGGGAAGAGTTCATTGATTCGTTGCCGGCGTCGGTGGCGGAATCGTTCTGCGGTGTGGGTAATCCCTTACTGGCAGGAAAGATCCGGCCAGGGGAGACTGTACTTGATGTGGGGTGCGGGGCTGGAGTCGATATTATTCGTGCGGCCGGTTTGGCCGGTCCTGACGGCAAAGTTTACGGGGTGGACCTGACTTCTTCCATGGTAGAAAGAGCGGCAGATAACATCAAGAAGATGCAGATTGCCAATGCATGGGCGGAGGAGGGCGCTGCAGAGTCGCTGCCGTTTCCGGATAAAATCTTCGATGTCGTGACCTCCAACGGTGTGCTGAATCTCTCCCCCGAAAAGAGGGACTGGCTAGGGGAAATCCATCGCGTGCTCAAGCCTGGCGGCAGATTATACCTTGCAGATATGATTCTGGAGGATGGAATGGCAGGAGAGTCTCCAAACAACCTCGATGCCTGGTCTGCTTGA
- a CDS encoding energy-coupling factor ABC transporter ATP-binding protein, giving the protein MSHHLVEVSELVHHYPDGTPALRGISFRICHGESVAVVGANGAGKSTLLLHLNGYLAPTSGTVRIGDFPMNDETVREIRRTVGMVFQDPDDQLFMPTVYDDVAFGPRNLGFPDYEVERRVTAALEKVGAGHLKGKPPYHLSGGEKRRVAIATVLSMEPAILVMDEPTTGLDPFARRQLISLVREFEHTRIIVTHDLDLVATLCERIIVLKDGTIAADGPAGEIFRDGKLLASCRLEQPLSMQGCPRCGGMAG; this is encoded by the coding sequence GTGAGTCATCATCTTGTGGAAGTGTCAGAGCTTGTTCACCACTATCCGGACGGCACGCCGGCACTGCGCGGCATATCCTTCCGTATTTGCCATGGGGAGTCGGTGGCGGTGGTCGGCGCAAACGGTGCTGGTAAATCGACGCTGCTCCTCCATCTCAACGGTTATCTCGCCCCCACCTCGGGAACGGTGCGCATTGGGGACTTTCCCATGAATGACGAGACGGTGCGGGAAATCCGCCGCACCGTGGGAATGGTCTTCCAGGACCCCGACGACCAGCTCTTCATGCCGACGGTGTACGACGACGTCGCCTTCGGCCCGCGGAACCTGGGTTTTCCAGACTACGAGGTGGAGCGGCGGGTGACTGCGGCGCTTGAGAAGGTGGGAGCCGGGCACCTGAAGGGGAAGCCCCCCTATCACCTCTCCGGCGGGGAAAAGAGGCGGGTTGCAATTGCCACGGTCCTTTCCATGGAACCGGCTATTCTCGTCATGGATGAGCCGACCACCGGCCTCGATCCCTTTGCCCGCCGGCAACTGATCTCTCTGGTGCGGGAATTCGAACACACGAGAATCATCGTCACCCACGACCTGGATCTGGTTGCCACCCTTTGCGAGCGGATCATCGTCCTCAAGGACGGGACCATCGCGGCCGACGGCCCGGCCGGCGAGATTTTCCGTGACGGCAAGCTGCTCGCTTCCTGCCGTCTCGAACAGCCCCTCTCCATGCAAGGCTGCCCCCGCTGTGGCGGCATGGCAGGATGA
- the hgcA gene encoding mercury methylation corrinoid protein HgcA: MSEQLKTCGEINAPSAGCGTPAGETDKPPCUGPRPPAGGGIIDETVPGFTGWLETQAGKVPQISSDLRFDDLIGRWKARWGIGRMSYLVPPGLYAIGRPTGSDQVVVTANYKMSFDIVRNELAGRNVWLLVLETHGINVWCAAGKGTFGTEELVHRLEATGLARIVTHRRLLLPILGAPGVAAHQVAQRTGFSIVYATIRASDLPRFLDNGQVTTPDMGKLTFSLYERLVLVPVEVMHSLVPTAVIILCLFLCGTLFGGATSGLQAAIAYLGATLAGLVATPLLLPWLPGKSFSIKGTVTGVLWCILWYFAGNGATWGLPATIGAFLALPAVSAFYALNFTGCSTYTSRTGVKREMRRALPLMGGAVALGVLLFVAGKICVIC, encoded by the coding sequence ATGAGCGAACAGTTAAAGACGTGTGGAGAAATAAATGCCCCTTCGGCTGGATGCGGAACCCCGGCCGGTGAAACGGACAAGCCACCCTGCTGAGGTCCTCGTCCCCCCGCCGGCGGCGGGATTATTGACGAGACGGTCCCCGGATTCACCGGCTGGCTTGAGACCCAGGCCGGAAAGGTGCCGCAGATTTCTTCCGATCTTCGTTTCGACGACCTGATCGGCAGGTGGAAGGCCCGCTGGGGAATCGGCAGGATGTCCTACCTGGTCCCACCAGGGCTGTATGCCATCGGCCGGCCGACCGGCTCCGATCAGGTGGTGGTGACCGCCAACTACAAGATGAGCTTCGACATCGTCCGCAACGAATTGGCCGGGCGCAATGTCTGGCTTCTGGTGCTGGAAACCCACGGCATCAATGTCTGGTGCGCAGCGGGAAAAGGCACCTTCGGCACCGAAGAGTTGGTACACCGCCTGGAGGCGACCGGGCTGGCACGTATCGTGACCCATCGCCGGCTGCTGCTGCCGATCCTGGGAGCCCCAGGGGTTGCAGCACACCAGGTGGCCCAGCGAACCGGTTTTTCCATTGTCTACGCAACCATCAGGGCGTCTGACCTGCCGCGATTCCTGGATAACGGTCAAGTGACGACCCCCGACATGGGCAAACTGACCTTCTCCCTTTACGAGAGGCTGGTGCTGGTACCGGTGGAAGTAATGCACTCCCTGGTGCCGACCGCCGTCATCATCCTCTGCCTGTTTCTCTGCGGCACCCTTTTCGGCGGTGCCACCAGCGGTTTACAGGCAGCAATCGCCTACCTTGGGGCAACACTGGCCGGTCTCGTGGCCACCCCGCTTCTGCTCCCCTGGCTTCCGGGAAAAAGCTTTTCCATTAAGGGAACCGTAACGGGTGTGCTGTGGTGCATCCTGTGGTACTTTGCCGGAAACGGCGCCACCTGGGGCCTGCCGGCGACTATCGGCGCTTTCCTGGCGCTCCCCGCCGTCTCAGCTTTTTATGCCCTCAATTTTACCGGCTGTTCCACCTATACCTCCCGCACCGGCGTGAAACGGGAAATGCGCCGTGCTTTGCCGCTCATGGGAGGTGCCGTTGCCCTTGGTGTCCTGCTGTTCGTGGCAGGGAAGATTTGTGTAATCTGTTAG
- a CDS encoding energy-coupling factor ABC transporter permease, which yields MHMADALVSPAVGGTTWLVTAGAIAHAARRLGRDADERIVPLMGALGAFVFTVQMINFSIPGTGSSGHLVGGVLLAALLGPHGAFLAIASILVVQALVFADGGLLSLGCNILNLGFIPSYLAYPFIYKSIAYGFPGRSRIALAAVAAAVFSLVLGALAVVVETSLSQVSALPFLPFIALMLPVHLAIGVVEGMVTAALLSWLLQARPDLMRSDRFHTSFGLPLSRRLLMPVLGATIIIGGVLFRHGSERPDGLEWAMAKVAGQKELQGKDGDMHRAFARIQEKTALFPGYTIGSHPATGHGIGGNGDTEKKGDGAAGVVGGAITLIAIFSVGVIVNRRRCDR from the coding sequence ATGCATATGGCTGATGCTTTGGTCTCACCCGCAGTGGGTGGGACAACATGGCTGGTAACGGCAGGAGCCATAGCCCATGCGGCCCGCAGGTTGGGTAGAGATGCTGACGAGCGAATCGTACCACTCATGGGGGCACTGGGAGCCTTTGTGTTCACGGTGCAGATGATAAACTTTTCCATTCCCGGAACCGGTTCCAGTGGGCACTTGGTAGGTGGGGTTCTCCTTGCGGCACTTCTGGGCCCTCACGGCGCGTTTCTTGCCATTGCGTCCATCCTGGTGGTGCAGGCCCTGGTTTTTGCCGACGGCGGCCTTTTGTCCCTTGGCTGTAATATTCTCAATCTGGGGTTTATCCCATCTTACCTGGCGTATCCCTTCATCTATAAAAGCATCGCTTACGGCTTTCCAGGACGGAGCAGGATTGCACTTGCGGCTGTTGCAGCCGCAGTGTTCAGCCTCGTGCTGGGGGCACTGGCAGTGGTAGTGGAAACGTCCCTATCCCAGGTGTCTGCGCTTCCATTCCTCCCCTTCATTGCCCTCATGCTCCCGGTCCATCTGGCAATCGGCGTCGTCGAAGGCATGGTGACGGCCGCGCTCCTCTCCTGGCTTCTGCAGGCCCGCCCCGACCTGATGCGTTCCGATCGTTTCCATACATCCTTCGGCCTACCGCTTTCACGCCGGTTGCTGATGCCCGTTCTTGGCGCCACCATCATCATCGGCGGGGTCCTGTTCCGCCACGGGTCGGAACGTCCCGACGGGCTGGAATGGGCTATGGCCAAGGTGGCCGGGCAAAAAGAACTGCAGGGGAAGGACGGGGACATGCACCGGGCCTTTGCCCGGATTCAGGAGAAGACAGCTCTCTTTCCCGGATACACAATCGGTAGCCATCCGGCCACAGGGCATGGAATTGGGGGGAATGGTGACACGGAGAAGAAAGGAGATGGGGCGGCAGGCGTTGTCGGTGGCGCCATAACCCTCATCGCCATCTTTTCCGTCGGTGTGATCGTTAACCGCCGCAGGTGCGACAGGTAA
- a CDS encoding carboxymuconolactone decarboxylase family protein, whose protein sequence is MALEEKVRELIAVGASIAANNPPEVKYHIIRARELGADDAALNDAVDIGKQVRRGAASKTDAFALSLATTPVQRERGGCRKGGGGRGNGQGDGCGCNGQKAEQ, encoded by the coding sequence ATGGCATTGGAAGAAAAAGTTCGTGAGCTTATCGCAGTAGGCGCGTCTATCGCCGCAAACAACCCCCCGGAGGTGAAATATCATATCATTCGTGCCCGTGAGTTGGGGGCCGACGATGCGGCACTCAACGATGCAGTCGATATCGGGAAGCAGGTGCGCCGCGGTGCCGCATCAAAGACAGACGCCTTTGCCTTGAGTCTGGCAACGACCCCGGTGCAGCGGGAGAGGGGCGGCTGCCGCAAAGGTGGTGGCGGACGCGGAAACGGCCAGGGAGACGGCTGCGGATGCAATGGGCAGAAAGCGGAACAGTAG
- a CDS encoding C-GCAxxG-C-C family protein — protein MNDPVTHSLELFRNGLFCSEAIVQAFNEDLQLGLDGAAVRIATVFGAGFGGAKCSCGSLTGALVVLGAVRGRTTPDESVDLLFSQAAELHDTFRKRFGQVCCRWLTREQEWGTPEHHAYCERFVQGAAELLHGILKGRDEQLTTKK, from the coding sequence ATGAACGACCCGGTTACACATTCTCTGGAACTGTTTCGCAACGGCCTGTTTTGCTCGGAGGCGATCGTGCAGGCATTCAATGAGGACCTCCAGCTCGGCCTCGATGGGGCGGCCGTGCGCATTGCCACGGTGTTCGGCGCCGGTTTCGGCGGGGCGAAATGCAGTTGCGGCTCCCTTACCGGAGCGCTGGTGGTGCTTGGAGCGGTGCGGGGCCGGACCACGCCAGACGAGTCCGTGGATCTTCTTTTCTCCCAGGCGGCCGAGCTGCATGATACCTTCCGCAAAAGATTCGGCCAGGTATGCTGCCGATGGCTCACCCGGGAGCAGGAATGGGGAACGCCTGAACACCATGCCTATTGTGAACGATTCGTGCAGGGTGCAGCTGAGCTTCTCCATGGTATTCTCAAGGGACGGGATGAGCAGCTGACCACAAAAAAGTGA
- a CDS encoding MarR family winged helix-turn-helix transcriptional regulator: protein MESLRENLQLFTRRFGLLNSSCCESCCGEQVSLVQSHILFEIRRMGNPAMVQVADELGIDLTTFSRQIRTLEGKKLVIRQVSPEDRRVNLLRLTAEGERVLDQIDRYMAGKIEQIFSFMSPFERESVIRSLALLNEAVAKAGSCCTITADKEVACCK from the coding sequence ATGGAGTCACTCAGGGAAAACCTACAGTTGTTTACGCGCCGCTTCGGCCTTTTGAACTCCTCCTGCTGTGAAAGCTGCTGCGGCGAGCAGGTGTCGCTGGTGCAGAGCCACATTCTCTTCGAGATCCGCCGGATGGGTAACCCCGCCATGGTGCAGGTGGCCGATGAGCTTGGCATCGACCTCACCACCTTCAGCCGGCAGATCAGGACACTGGAAGGGAAAAAGCTCGTCATAAGACAGGTCTCCCCTGAAGACCGGCGAGTGAACCTACTTCGGCTGACTGCCGAAGGTGAACGGGTCTTGGACCAGATCGACCGGTACATGGCCGGCAAAATCGAGCAGATATTTTCGTTCATGTCCCCCTTCGAACGGGAAAGCGTCATCCGGTCCCTTGCCCTACTGAACGAGGCGGTGGCGAAAGCAGGCAGTTGCTGTACCATAACCGCAGACAAAGAAGTTGCATGTTGCAAGTAA
- a CDS encoding efflux RND transporter permease subunit, protein MISRVISACLNNRSLTILCAFLLLIFGCLALVRTPVDAIPDLSDNQLIVYTMWEGRSPKIIEDQVTYPLASNLRGLPHVRSVRSSTMFGTSMIYLIFEDRVDLNRARTRVLERLSQMASRLPKGVTPVLGPDGTGVGHVYWYVIKSRRHNLAELRALQDWHLRSSLETVSGVAEVASVGGFVKQYQIDLDPVKLIAYRVPVQSVVRAVSMSNNVVGGDVVEKNSAEYQVQGSGYLRSKEDIENIVVATSVSGVPVCVKNLGVVQVGGGSRRGVLDENGEGEVVGGIVVMRSGENAKAVISRIKSKLESLEKGLPEGVSIVTAYDRSNLIDRATETLKHALVQEILLVTLVHILFLWHFRSILIVTAPLPLAVLCSFIGMYYTGINSNIMSLGGIAIAIGVLVDAGIVMAENVIRQASQHGPGYEKDILKITEKAAHQVGRPIFFAMAIIILAFVPVFALTGIEGKMFHPLASTKTFAMIGSSILAVTLVPVLCSLLIRGRLHREEENRLMNTLMNVYRPVLSWALSHRRLTVTTAALLFALALFLGTRIGNEFMPPLNEGSLLFMPVTQPNISISEAKRLATIQDRIIKATPEVEYVLGKVGRADTATDPSPLSMFETIILLKPQEKWRPGMTTEKLIGELNGKLQIPGVVNGWTMPIINRINMLSTGVRTDLGLKIYGNSQDTLSELSKRAAELIKQIPGAADVAAEQTQAGDYLEIEVDREAAARYGLNVETVNETVETALGGVVVTNTIEGRERFPVRVRFLKDHRQEIESIRRIRIPRESFIPRQVTAPLTVTAYQPGMPDGVMSAPMGSNSASPAGDNVPVVSMGSGLSGGGQVQLGQIARISYAPGPSMINAENSFLRSLVFLNVRGRDTGRFVEEAKAALEKNLKLPTGYFLEWSGQYENQIRAKKTLQLVVPLVLLIIFVLLVMVYRSVKEALHVILAVPFALTGGVYLLYFTGYNFSVAVWVGFIALFGTAVQTGVVMVIYLEEAVERVVKRDSRLTRESLHEAVMEGALLRLRPKLMTVSTIVAGLVPIFWSSRTGAEVMKPLATPVLGGMVSSLLHVLIVTPVIFTWLRERELAKLDEAAKVGKAEGI, encoded by the coding sequence ATGATCTCCAGAGTCATTTCTGCCTGCCTGAATAATCGCTCCCTTACGATCCTTTGTGCATTCCTGCTCCTTATTTTCGGCTGCCTGGCCCTTGTGCGCACGCCGGTTGATGCCATACCCGATCTCTCGGACAATCAGTTGATCGTCTATACCATGTGGGAAGGCCGTTCGCCCAAAATCATCGAGGACCAGGTTACCTATCCCCTTGCCAGCAATCTCCGGGGGCTGCCCCATGTTCGGTCGGTCCGCTCATCGACCATGTTCGGCACATCGATGATCTATCTCATATTCGAAGACCGCGTCGATCTCAACCGGGCGCGGACACGGGTTCTGGAACGCCTCTCACAAATGGCCAGTCGCCTGCCGAAGGGAGTCACTCCCGTTCTTGGCCCGGATGGCACCGGTGTGGGGCATGTCTACTGGTATGTTATCAAGAGCCGTCGCCATAATCTGGCCGAACTGAGGGCTCTCCAGGACTGGCATCTTCGGAGTTCCCTTGAAACGGTATCGGGCGTGGCGGAGGTAGCTTCGGTGGGAGGCTTCGTCAAGCAGTACCAGATAGACCTGGATCCGGTGAAACTGATTGCTTACAGGGTGCCGGTTCAGTCGGTGGTTCGGGCGGTATCCATGTCCAACAACGTCGTAGGTGGTGATGTCGTCGAAAAAAATTCGGCTGAGTACCAGGTACAGGGTTCAGGATATCTGCGGAGCAAGGAAGATATCGAGAATATAGTCGTTGCCACCTCGGTTTCGGGTGTGCCGGTTTGTGTGAAGAATCTGGGTGTTGTTCAGGTCGGAGGCGGCAGCCGGCGCGGGGTGCTCGATGAGAACGGCGAGGGGGAAGTTGTCGGCGGCATCGTGGTCATGCGGTCCGGTGAAAACGCCAAGGCAGTCATCAGCCGGATAAAGTCAAAGCTTGAAAGTCTGGAAAAGGGGTTGCCCGAGGGAGTTTCCATCGTAACTGCCTACGACAGGAGCAACCTCATAGACCGGGCGACCGAGACGCTTAAACATGCGCTTGTGCAAGAAATCCTGCTGGTTACGCTGGTGCACATCCTTTTCCTGTGGCATTTCCGCTCAATACTGATTGTGACCGCTCCGCTGCCCCTTGCGGTTCTCTGCTCCTTCATCGGCATGTACTATACGGGGATCAACTCCAACATCATGAGCCTGGGTGGGATTGCCATCGCCATCGGGGTGCTGGTCGATGCGGGAATCGTCATGGCCGAGAATGTCATACGACAGGCAAGCCAGCACGGCCCAGGGTACGAGAAGGATATTCTCAAGATCACCGAAAAGGCCGCACATCAAGTTGGCCGGCCGATCTTTTTTGCTATGGCCATCATCATACTCGCCTTCGTTCCTGTTTTCGCCCTGACCGGAATTGAAGGGAAAATGTTCCATCCCCTTGCTTCAACCAAGACCTTTGCCATGATCGGCTCATCCATCCTGGCAGTGACGCTCGTGCCCGTGCTCTGTTCGCTGCTGATCAGGGGCAGGCTGCACAGGGAAGAAGAGAACAGGCTGATGAACACCCTGATGAATGTGTACAGGCCGGTGCTTTCATGGGCTCTTTCCCACCGCCGGTTGACGGTCACTACCGCGGCTCTTCTTTTTGCCCTGGCCCTTTTCCTTGGAACTCGCATCGGCAATGAATTCATGCCCCCCCTCAACGAAGGGAGTCTGCTGTTCATGCCGGTCACCCAGCCGAACATTTCCATCAGCGAGGCAAAGCGCCTGGCAACGATACAGGACCGGATTATCAAGGCAACGCCCGAGGTTGAGTACGTTCTGGGCAAGGTCGGCCGGGCAGATACAGCCACCGATCCCTCACCCCTCTCCATGTTCGAGACTATCATTCTGCTGAAGCCCCAGGAAAAGTGGCGTCCCGGCATGACGACAGAAAAGCTGATCGGAGAGCTGAACGGGAAATTGCAGATCCCCGGAGTTGTCAATGGCTGGACAATGCCGATCATAAACAGGATCAACATGCTGTCGACCGGCGTTAGAACCGATCTCGGCCTGAAGATCTATGGCAACAGCCAGGATACCCTGTCGGAACTCTCTAAACGTGCTGCGGAACTGATCAAACAGATTCCAGGGGCTGCAGATGTGGCTGCGGAGCAGACACAGGCCGGCGACTATCTGGAGATCGAGGTGGACCGGGAGGCGGCTGCCAGATATGGGCTCAATGTGGAAACGGTCAATGAAACCGTCGAGACTGCACTTGGCGGGGTGGTCGTCACCAACACCATCGAGGGACGGGAACGGTTCCCCGTTCGCGTCCGGTTTCTGAAGGACCATCGGCAGGAGATAGAATCAATACGCAGGATCCGGATTCCACGGGAGTCGTTCATCCCGCGGCAGGTAACGGCTCCGCTAACGGTAACTGCTTATCAGCCGGGAATGCCTGATGGGGTGATGTCAGCCCCTATGGGAAGCAACTCTGCTTCCCCGGCAGGAGATAATGTTCCTGTTGTCTCCATGGGGAGCGGGCTGTCCGGGGGAGGTCAGGTACAACTTGGACAGATTGCCAGGATCTCTTATGCTCCCGGCCCTTCCATGATCAATGCCGAAAACTCTTTCCTCCGGTCCCTTGTGTTTCTCAACGTTCGCGGACGCGACACGGGGCGCTTTGTCGAAGAAGCAAAGGCAGCTCTGGAGAAAAATCTGAAGCTTCCGACCGGCTATTTCCTGGAATGGTCCGGGCAGTACGAGAACCAGATCCGGGCGAAGAAGACCCTGCAGCTCGTCGTGCCCCTGGTGCTTCTGATCATCTTCGTGCTGCTGGTAATGGTCTATCGCTCGGTCAAAGAGGCACTCCACGTGATTCTTGCAGTTCCTTTCGCCTTGACCGGCGGCGTCTATCTGCTCTACTTCACCGGTTACAACTTTTCCGTCGCGGTCTGGGTAGGATTCATCGCCCTGTTCGGCACCGCGGTGCAGACCGGCGTGGTTATGGTCATCTATTTGGAGGAAGCGGTGGAGCGGGTTGTGAAGAGAGACTCCAGGCTGACGCGTGAGAGCCTGCACGAAGCGGTGATGGAAGGTGCATTGTTGCGCTTGAGACCCAAGCTGATGACGGTCTCCACCATTGTGGCAGGACTTGTTCCCATCTTCTGGAGCAGCCGCACCGGCGCCGAGGTGATGAAGCCGTTGGCAACACCGGTGCTGGGAGGGATGGTTTCTTCACTTCTCCATGTGCTCATCGTTACCCCAGTGATCTTTACCTGGCTTCGGGAGAGGGAGCTGGCGAAGCTTGACGAGGCTGCCAAGGTTGGCAAGGCCGAGGGTATCTGA
- the cbiQ gene encoding cobalt ECF transporter T component CbiQ has translation MGTMLRLEKHLADLKQLDLLGGMDSPVHRLDSRAKLITVLVFLVCLLSFDRYEVAALLPYLLFPIAIAALGNISPAHIYPRLLLFLPFALLAGGLNPLFDRQVIVTIGTVPISGGCLSFISILLRFVLTLGVVLLLIATTGFNDICASLERLGMPRPFAVQLLFLYRYIFVLGEEGLRMVRAWELRALHGGNMKAKVFGSLVGHLLLRTFDRARRIHLAMLSRGFHGRFHVHKRQEFGRREAGYVAGWSLFFVACRLWNLPFLVGSIVTGGLP, from the coding sequence ATGGGCACCATGTTGCGCCTCGAAAAACATTTGGCCGATCTGAAACAGCTGGACCTGCTTGGAGGCATGGATTCGCCGGTCCATCGTCTCGACTCGCGCGCCAAGCTGATCACCGTGCTCGTCTTTCTCGTCTGCCTGCTCTCTTTCGATCGATACGAAGTGGCGGCGCTGCTCCCGTACCTGCTTTTCCCGATTGCGATTGCTGCCCTGGGAAATATTTCCCCGGCCCACATTTACCCACGGCTCCTGTTATTTTTGCCCTTTGCCCTTCTGGCAGGGGGACTCAATCCGCTCTTCGACCGCCAGGTAATCGTCACCATCGGCACCGTTCCCATCTCCGGCGGATGCCTGTCCTTCATATCCATCCTGCTGCGTTTCGTTCTCACACTGGGGGTGGTGCTGCTGCTCATTGCCACAACCGGCTTCAACGACATCTGCGCTTCCCTGGAGCGACTGGGAATGCCGCGCCCCTTTGCCGTGCAACTCCTCTTCCTCTACCGGTACATTTTCGTCCTGGGCGAGGAAGGGCTGAGAATGGTGCGGGCATGGGAACTACGGGCATTGCATGGCGGTAACATGAAGGCGAAAGTATTCGGGTCGCTGGTGGGACACCTGTTGCTGCGGACCTTCGACCGTGCCCGGCGGATTCACCTGGCCATGCTTTCCCGGGGGTTCCATGGAAGGTTTCACGTGCACAAGCGGCAGGAATTCGGTCGGCGGGAGGCGGGCTACGTGGCGGGGTGGTCTCTTTTCTTCGTCGCATGCCGCCTCTGGAATCTTCCCTTTCTTGTGGGGAGCATCGTCACCGGAGGGCTGCCGTGA
- the hgcB gene encoding mercury methylation ferredoxin HgcB, which translates to MKGFRYLQNATTLELNESACIGCGRCLEVCPHQVFTLADKRARMADRDTCMECGACQRNCPADAIRVDAGVGCASGIINEWLKDHNIRLGGSGCC; encoded by the coding sequence ATGAAAGGTTTCAGATACCTGCAAAACGCCACGACCCTCGAGCTGAACGAATCCGCCTGCATCGGCTGCGGCAGATGCCTTGAGGTTTGTCCGCACCAGGTCTTCACCCTTGCGGACAAAAGGGCACGCATGGCGGACCGGGATACCTGCATGGAATGCGGAGCCTGCCAAAGGAATTGTCCGGCCGATGCCATCCGGGTCGATGCCGGAGTAGGCTGTGCCAGCGGGATCATCAACGAATGGCTCAAGGACCACAATATCCGTCTCGGCGGCAGCGGCTGCTGTTAG
- a CDS encoding efflux RND transporter periplasmic adaptor subunit: MKLGTDLANETIKIRLAAAVIAVLIIGAAIVYLAVPAARKAAVPRDGGKEKLKAAPAVTYLCPMHPFVTTPRPSACPICGMNLVLKEGAASEKKSADSGQTPPGVTLSSQQQILANVATAQVAQREFSTETVAAGRVSWDERRLNRVSSRVQGRVERLDVNFTGARVRAGEPLLDIYSPDLISAQKEYLLAIDGAERAKESPLPESRSMMEGLRDASRSRLKVWGVSDQQIAELERSRQPKKVVSIKSPVTGVVTERLVTTGQYVNEGSPLFSVGSLSGVWIFAELYENDLGRIETGTPALVTTEAFPGKVFQGRVAFVDPVVNPETRTLKVRVDLDNRAGLLKPEMFVKVILKGRKIKELAVPEGAAIFSGDRSMVWVESAPGKFLPRNVTLGRKGDGYYQVISGLSGGESVAASGGFLIDAESRLNAVQSGAPGESRRQ; this comes from the coding sequence ATGAAACTGGGAACTGATCTGGCGAACGAAACTATCAAAATCCGGCTTGCAGCTGCGGTCATCGCCGTGTTGATCATTGGGGCAGCCATTGTGTATCTGGCTGTCCCGGCTGCCAGGAAGGCCGCTGTACCCCGTGACGGCGGCAAGGAAAAGTTGAAAGCAGCACCGGCCGTCACTTACCTCTGCCCCATGCATCCCTTCGTCACTACCCCTCGTCCTTCTGCCTGCCCCATCTGCGGCATGAACCTCGTTCTGAAGGAGGGGGCTGCGTCGGAGAAAAAGAGTGCCGATTCCGGGCAGACACCGCCTGGTGTGACTCTAAGTTCCCAACAGCAGATCTTGGCCAATGTGGCGACCGCCCAGGTTGCCCAGCGGGAATTTTCCACCGAGACTGTAGCAGCCGGCAGGGTATCGTGGGACGAGCGGCGGTTGAACAGGGTTTCCTCACGGGTACAGGGCCGCGTAGAGCGGCTTGATGTTAATTTTACCGGTGCCCGGGTTCGCGCAGGGGAACCGCTGCTGGACATCTACTCACCAGATCTCATATCGGCCCAGAAGGAATACCTTCTTGCAATCGACGGGGCCGAGCGGGCAAAGGAAAGCCCTCTGCCCGAATCGCGATCAATGATGGAAGGGTTGCGTGACGCTTCACGTTCACGGCTGAAAGTGTGGGGGGTGTCCGATCAGCAGATTGCCGAACTTGAACGGAGCCGCCAGCCGAAAAAGGTTGTTTCCATCAAGTCGCCTGTTACAGGAGTGGTCACGGAACGCCTGGTGACAACCGGCCAGTATGTGAACGAGGGATCACCACTTTTTTCTGTCGGATCCCTGTCCGGTGTCTGGATATTTGCCGAACTGTATGAAAATGACTTGGGCAGGATAGAGACAGGCACACCTGCCCTGGTGACTACCGAGGCATTTCCCGGAAAGGTCTTTCAGGGGAGGGTGGCTTTTGTAGACCCGGTTGTCAATCCGGAGACGCGTACCTTGAAGGTGCGAGTTGATCTTGATAACAGGGCAGGGCTTTTGAAACCCGAGATGTTCGTCAAGGTCATACTCAAAGGGCGCAAGATCAAAGAGCTGGCGGTCCCCGAGGGAGCAGCGATCTTCAGCGGCGACCGGTCCATGGTATGGGTGGAAAGTGCCCCCGGTAAATTTTTGCCAAGGAATGTCACGCTCGGGCGTAAGGGAGACGGATACTACCAGGTGATTTCAGGCCTTTCCGGCGGTGAATCGGTGGCAGCCTCCGGCGGTTTTCTGATTGATGCGGAGAGCCGGCTGAATGCCGTGCAATCCGGCGCCCCTGGCGAGAGTAGGCGCCAATGA